The Branchiostoma floridae strain S238N-H82 chromosome 10, Bfl_VNyyK, whole genome shotgun sequence genome has a segment encoding these proteins:
- the LOC118425160 gene encoding zinc finger protein 239-like → MANNDGAHLKKKEGKDGRREDPPCTHKCSECDKQFRYLSKLRNHILTHTGEKPYRCEECSKQFSQLVNLKRHMGTHTGEKPYRCEQCGRQFSQLGDLKRHIRSHTGEKPYKCEQCSKQFVDQGTLKRHMRTHTGEKPYRCDKCNKQFSELSNLKSHMRTHTGEKPYRCEQCSKQFSELLHLKMHVKTHTGEKSYRCEQCGKQFIDQGSLKRHIRTHTGEKPYRCDKCGKQFSELGTLKSHMRTHTGEKPYKCEQCSRRFSKLGSLKTHMRTHTGEKPYKCEQCSNTFSQLSNLNTHMRIHTGEKPYRCDECTRQFSLLVNLKAHMRTHTGEKPYRCTECSRQFSEQGSLKRHMRTHTGKKPYKRGAVQ, encoded by the coding sequence ATGGCAAACAACGATGGAgctcatctgaaaaaaaaagagggtAAGGATGGACGCAGAGAGGATCCTCCATGTACCCACAAGTGCAGCGAGTGTGACAAGCAGTTTCGTTATCTCAGTAAGTTAAGGAATCACATTCTTAcgcacactggtgaaaaaccgtacaggtgtgaggagtgcagcaaacagttcagtcagctggttaATTTGAAGAGACATATGGGgactcacactggcgagaaaccgtaCAGATGTGAGCAGTGcggcaggcagtttagtcagctgggtgatctgaaAAGACATATAAGgtctcatactggtgaaaaaccctacaaatgtgagcagtgcagcaaacagttcgtTGATCAGGGTACTCTGAAGAgacatatgaggactcatacaggagagaaaccttacaggtgtgataAATGCAACAAACAATTTAGTGAACTGTCTAATCTAAAGTCtcatatgaggactcacactggagagaaaccctacagatgtgagcagtgtagcaaacagttcagtgagctgcTTCATCTGAAGATGCATGTtaaaactcacacaggggagaaatcTTACAGGTGTGAGCAGTGCGGCAAACAGTTCATTGATCAGGGTTCTCTGAAGAGGCATATaaggactcacactggagagaaaccctacagatgtgataAGTGTGGAAAACAGTTCAGCGAGCTGGGTactctgaagagtcacatgcggactcataccggtgagaaaccttacaaatgtgagcagTGCAGCAGGCGATTCAGTAAGCTGGGTTCTCTGAAGACgcatatgaggactcacactggtgagaaaccttacaaatgtgagcagTGCAGCAATACATTTAGTCAGCTGAGTAATCTAAATACTCATATGAGGattcacactggagagaaaccttacagatgtgacgAGTGTACTAGACAGTTTAGTCTGCTGGTTAATCTGAAGGCgcatatgcggactcatactggagagaaaccttacaggtgcacggagtgcagcaggcagttcagtgaacAGGGTTCTCTGAAGAgacatatgaggactcacaccGGTAAGAAACCTTACAAACGTGGGGCAGTTCAGTGA
- the LOC118424304 gene encoding uncharacterized protein LOC118424304: MPTVLDYDPLTDYVYWFDSRDNVIKRAHHHDGSDSETIIETANNDARGLALDYAAGNIYWSVHDTHTISAAKKNGSSARTLLTSPATLWPYNLVLDPRNGFMYWADGGYGIIHRASLDGTNHTALIAGLSHPYAITIDYNEDRLYYRDQQYGIYSSDLLGNDVREVLYEEGKWVRGIAVDEHFIYWSSNWMSKSDMTRTVLVDGLGGPWGIYITEAGPAEIPCSPGYFPCGQGNACILAWKRCDEATDCPDGRDEEGCVCLPIPVDFDLGDRLAVLPNQLGQTTFEEIQNSSTVAILNSSPNNAETQHPEFREFASVVIFPRCVVSVASCSSSQHGVDTTSCLGTQLLACRSWCEEVLAMADDRMKDQLPACDLFPSPQNGCWNLKPEWKNNEFCYHGNGMNYRGRSSKTISGAECVKWSDAQAGFYTTEYPWANLVNNYCRNPTGHDRPFCLVEEGRQEDCDLIPCNENGCWDMGPPTNGIRVPAKRFYNVGERVTYTCNEGYNLDFRHTSRVTCFEDGIWQYDKPSCSVDISGKLEEDLLNGYSESQPPDIERGGHTIIVFNGTVEEVIDLDEKKERLVASIVIDFTWRDSRLEWKPKYFGNIETLSVVGSSIWTPTFTLKRNADPLYRGLPDDVLLLISTDGTVRWRVETLTSTICTTHPFFFPADTMECHICFSVSPAIDQIVECGGGSSCDVWSSPQQEGEWNRKDKIFAKGNKEACFAVQLERIPLFHIATTVGPCAILVVLMTITFIMPIDKGDRIAFGVTIQLSMVVSLVFVTEVLPVKGQLPFLATLIVVCMGLMGLFLFFTMGIITLHDKEGSLSPMSKTFFLQYMAKFLLLGDLTEKEAASEDGEAGLTVRTLAYRERTDRDVPADGMAEVDGKSPAALSETIRQLSGPLTRMETAMSSGFRDLISIIEDQAMKNEQEISDYTLLARVLDRLCLVLYVISIAVAVPMTMHLGT; the protein is encoded by the exons ATGCCCACCGTTCTGGACTATGACCCGCTAACCGACTACGTGTACTGGTTCGATAGTCGAGACAACGTCATCAAGCGGGCTCATCATCATGATGGAAGTGACAGTGAGACCATCATAGAAACCGCCAACAATG ATGCCCGGGGCCTGGCACTGGACTACGCTGCCGGCAATATCTACTGGTCTGTCCATGACACTCACACTATCTCTGCAGCAAAGAAGAACGGATCGTCCGCTAGGACACTTCTGACGTCACCAGCCACCTTGTGGCCTTACAACCTGGTCCTGGACCCCAGGAATGG CTTCATGTACTGGGCGGACGGCGGTTATGGCATAATTCACCGTGCCTCGCTGGACGGTACCAACCACACGGCTCTCATTGCAGGCTTAAGTCATCCCTACGCCATCACAATAGACTACAATG AGGATCGATTGTACTACCGTGATCAGCAATACGGCATCTACAGCTCTGACCTGCTGGGGAACGATGTCCGAGAAGTTCTGTATGAGGAAGGGAAGTGGGTTCGTGGTATCGCGGTTGATGAGCACTTCATCTACTGGTCGTCTAACTG GATGTCTAAGTCCGACATGACTAGGACTGTTTTGGTGGACGGCCTAGGTGGTCCATGGGGCATCTACATTACCGAGGCAGGTCCTGCTG AGATCCCCTGCTCCCCCGGGTACTTCCCGTGCGGTCAGGGAAATGCCTGCATCCTGGCGTGGAAGCGGTGTGACGAGGCGACGGACTGTCCAGACGGGAGGGACGAGGAAGGTTGCG TGTGCCTGCCAATTCCGGTGGATTTCGACCTCGGCGACAGACTTGCGGTGCTGCCGAATCAGCTGGGCCAGACGACGTTTGAAGAGATACAGAATTCCTCTACCGTGGCGATACTCAACAGTTCGCCCAACAACGCAGAGACCCAACATCCTGAGTTCCGGGAATTTGCATCTGTGGTCATCTTCCCGCGATGTGTTGTCTCCGTAGCTTCCTGCTCCTCGTCTCAACATGGAGTCGATACGACCTCGTGCTT GGGCACACAACTGCTAGCGTGCCGTTCGTGGTGTGAGGAAGTCCTAGCCATGGCCGATGACCGGATGAAGGACCAGCTCCCTGCCTGTGACTTGTTTCCCTCGCCACAAAACGGTTGTTGGAACCTTAAACCAGAATGGAAGAACAACGAAT TTTGCTATCATGGTAACGGCATGAACTACCGTGGTAGATCGAGTAAAACTATATCCGGTGCAGAATGTGTGAAGTGGTCCGATGCGCAGGCTGGTTTCTACACGACCGAGTACCCCTGGGCCAACTTGGTGaacaactactgccgcaaccctACCGGTCACGACCGGCCATTTTGTCTGGTGGAAGAAGGCAGACAAGAAGACTGTGACCTTATTCCATGCA ATGAAAACGGTTGCTGGGACATGGGTCCTCCAACCAACGGCATCAGAGTCCCTGCCAAGAGGTTCTACAACGTGGGAGAAAGAGTCACTTACACCTGCAACGAAGGGTACAACCTTGATTTTAGGCATACCAGCAGGGTAACATGCTTTGAAGATGGTATCTGGCAATATGACAAACCCAGCTGTtcag TGGACATTAGCGGTAAACTTGAAGAGGACCTGCTCAATGGGTACAGTGAAAGCCAGCCACCTGATATTGAGAGAGGGGGTCACACAATTATCGTCTTCAATGGAACTGTGGAAGAGGTCATCGACCTG gACGAAAAGAAAGAGCGTCTGGTTGCCTCTATAGTCATTGACTTC acatgGCGGGATAGCCGACTGGAGTGGAAGCCAAAGTACTTCGGAAACATTGAAACCCTCAGCGTCGTGGGCAGCAGCATCTGGACCCCTACATTTACTCTAAAGAGGAA TGCTGACCCTTTGTACCGAGGCCTGCCAGATGACGTACTTCTCCTGATCAGCACCGATGGTACAGTTAGATGGAGGGTAGAGACTCTGACCAGCACCATCTGTACTACACACCCGTTCTTCTTCCCTGCGGACACCATGGAATGCCACATCTGTTTTTCTGTTTCCCCAGCAATTGATCAAATCGTCG AATGCGGTGGGGGCAGTTCCTGTGACGTCTGGTCTTCCCCACAACAGGAGGGCGAATGGAATCGGAAGGACAAGATCTTCGCTAAAGGCAACAAGGAGGCGTGCTTCGCTGTTCAGCTGGAGAGGATCCCGCTGTTCCACATCGCCACCACTGTTGGCCCCTGCGCCATCCTGGTGGTGCTGATGACCATCACCTTCATCATGCCGATAGACAAGGGAGACCGGATCGCCTTCGGAGTGACCATCCAACTCTCCATGGTCGTGTCTCTCGTTTTTGTCACCGAGGTACTTCCTGTCAAGGGACAGTTGCCTTTTTTGG CCACTCTGATTGTCGTGTGCATGGGTCTGATGGGACTTTTCCTCTTCTTCACCATGGGCATCATCACTCTTCACGACAAGGAGGGGAGTCTGTCTCCAATGTCGAAGACTTTCTTTCTCCAGTACATGGCAAA GTTCCTGCTGCTCGGAGACCTCACAGAGAAGGAGGCTGCGAGCGAAGATGGAGAGGCTGGCCTGACCGTCAGGACGCTGGCCTATCGTGAGCGGACCGACCGCGACGTCCCTGCCGATGGCATGGCGGAGGTCGACGGGAAAAGCCCGGCTGCTCTTTCCGAGACAATCCGGCAGCTGTCCGGGCCGCTCACGCGCATGGAGACCGCCATGTCATCCGGTTTCAGGGACCTGATCAGCATTATTGAGGACCAGGCGATGAAGAACGAACAGGAGATATCCGACTACACCCTATTGGCCAGGGTCCTGGACAGGCTTTGCCTTGTTCTGTACGTCATCAGCATTGCCGTGGCCGTGCCTATGACCATGCATCTGGGCACGTAA